In a single window of the Aminomonas paucivorans DSM 12260 genome:
- a CDS encoding Nif3-like dinuclear metal center hexameric protein: MAESVTVRDILEALDWITGGRVVKGPGDLGGQNPFVLTKSSGIPGKSVTETPGLVWGDPSARVRRAAVLMTLTESAIELAAATGVECLVAHHPIADGANSGGVTLKNYLGLYGLHALELHEAFHGLHPGIPWLHGHRALEVDIRAGGIHGNILYYGEALPEVRTLGNLLDRLESLMDLKTEREALEQERRLRNCPDLLETCVSTRGHILLGTPESPVRRLLHIFPHTGFTPEHLEAAKAAHPDADTVLATISRVYPGNPLIDKARELGMNFLCGNSHALEILENGIPLARALATRLPGLEVRVFRERVTSYPLDEVGSGTIRDYGRDMASRYLPGTR; encoded by the coding sequence ATGGCGGAAAGCGTGACGGTGCGGGACATTCTGGAGGCCCTGGATTGGATCACCGGGGGCCGGGTGGTGAAGGGCCCCGGCGACCTGGGGGGGCAGAACCCCTTCGTGTTGACCAAGTCGTCGGGGATCCCGGGGAAGTCGGTCACGGAGACCCCCGGCCTGGTGTGGGGGGACCCGTCGGCCCGGGTGCGGCGGGCGGCGGTGCTCATGACCCTCACGGAGAGCGCCATCGAACTGGCCGCCGCCACGGGGGTGGAGTGCCTGGTGGCCCACCACCCCATCGCCGACGGGGCCAACTCCGGCGGGGTGACCCTGAAGAACTACCTGGGCCTCTACGGTCTCCACGCCCTGGAGCTGCACGAGGCCTTCCACGGCCTCCACCCGGGGATTCCCTGGCTCCACGGCCACCGGGCCCTGGAGGTGGACATCCGGGCGGGGGGGATCCACGGGAACATCCTCTACTACGGCGAGGCCCTGCCGGAGGTGCGCACCCTGGGGAACCTGCTGGACCGGCTGGAATCCCTCATGGACCTGAAGACGGAACGGGAGGCCCTGGAACAGGAACGGCGCCTCCGGAACTGCCCGGACCTCCTGGAGACCTGCGTCTCCACCCGGGGGCACATCCTCCTGGGGACTCCCGAAAGCCCGGTGCGCCGGCTGCTGCACATCTTCCCCCACACGGGCTTCACCCCGGAGCACCTGGAGGCGGCCAAGGCGGCCCACCCCGACGCGGACACGGTGCTGGCCACCATCAGCCGGGTCTACCCGGGCAACCCCCTGATCGACAAGGCGCGGGAGCTGGGGATGAACTTCCTCTGCGGCAACTCCCACGCCCTGGAAATCCTGGAAAACGGCATCCCCCTGGCCCGGGCCCTGGCGACGCGGCTCCCCGGCCTGGAGGTGCGGGTCTTCCGGGAGCGGGTGACCAGCTACCCCCTGGACGAGGTGGGATCCGGCACGATCCGGGACTACGGGCGGGACATGGCCTCCCGCTACCTGCCCGGGACCCGGTAA